The following are from one region of the Entelurus aequoreus isolate RoL-2023_Sb linkage group LG17, RoL_Eaeq_v1.1, whole genome shotgun sequence genome:
- the LOC133631936 gene encoding uncharacterized protein LOC133631936: protein METKKGRTTISVGNRWKTTPRMEVCGLTVAADGSEDQLIYCFKEGQPCQAGREMLLRARQQAAAVLQEEEESDEEQQFLNELVIEKEDDDEGGEGEKEDDEWG from the exons atggaaacaaaaaaagggagaactactatctcagtcggcaatcgatggaaaacgaccccccggatggag gtgtgtgggctgacggtggcagctgatgggagtgaggaccagctcatttactgcttcaaggagggacagccatgtcaggcaggcagagagatgctgttgagggctagacagcaggctgctgctgtgcttcaggaagaggaggagagtgatgaggaacagcagttcctcaatgaacttgtgattgaaaaggaggatgatgatgaggggggtgagggagagaaggaggatgatgagtggggttga